From Deltaproteobacteria bacterium, one genomic window encodes:
- a CDS encoding helix-turn-helix transcriptional regulator has product MRDDRTIVDLAETFKVLAEPTRVRILHAISEEELCVYDIAAVVNATQSAISHQLRILRSARLVKSRKDGKMVYYSLDDDHVRCLFEEGIRHLKDG; this is encoded by the coding sequence ATGCGTGACGACCGTACCATCGTTGATCTGGCCGAAACCTTCAAAGTCCTGGCAGAACCGACCCGGGTACGCATTCTTCACGCCATCTCCGAGGAAGAACTCTGCGTTTACGATATTGCCGCTGTGGTTAACGCGACCCAATCGGCAATCTCCCACCAATTGCGCATCCTGCGCTCTGCCCGGCTGGTTAAATCGAGGAAAGACGGCAAGATGGTCTACTACTCACTCGATGATGATCATGTGCGCTGTCTGTTCGAAGAAGGGATTCGCCACCTGAAAGACGGGTAA